In a genomic window of Cytobacillus sp. FSL H8-0458:
- a CDS encoding NAD(P)/FAD-dependent oxidoreductase, with protein sequence MNENYDVIVVGAGPAGIFTCYELTLKMPEAKILLIDKGHDIYKRNCPILQKKIAKCPPAAGRKEFAGCLPACSITNGFGGAGAYSDGKFNITSEFGGWMTDYLPDSQVVDLIKYVDEINLKHGATESITDPMTDEVRDIERRGYAAGLKLLRAQVRHLGTEQNLEILKSIYEYLREKIDMSYKTEVEDLITEKTPDGHRIMGVKLKSGNEVLADKVVVAPGRDGSVWLANLLKSRRLKMINNQVDIGVRVETSDIVMEEINKHLYEGKFTFNTSVGTRVRTFCSNPSGHVVVENHSGIMLANGHAYKDPKLGSPNTNFALLVSHTFSEPFDKPNEYAHEISRLANSLSNGGIIVQKYGDILKGRRSTEKRIKEGFLEPTLKEAVPGDLGLVLPYNTMKSLIEMTEALNHVSPGLASEHTLFYGVEAKFYSARPKLNDRFETEISGLYVGGDGAGITRGLAQAGACGVWIARDIIEKTSNAPRREPALV encoded by the coding sequence ATGAATGAGAATTATGATGTTATTGTTGTCGGTGCTGGACCGGCTGGAATATTTACTTGTTATGAATTAACATTGAAAATGCCTGAAGCAAAAATTTTATTAATTGATAAAGGCCATGATATTTATAAAAGAAATTGTCCGATTTTACAGAAAAAGATTGCTAAATGCCCGCCGGCAGCAGGAAGAAAAGAATTTGCCGGCTGCCTGCCGGCTTGCTCTATCACGAATGGATTTGGCGGAGCAGGGGCCTATTCAGATGGAAAATTCAATATTACGAGTGAGTTTGGCGGCTGGATGACCGATTATCTCCCTGACTCCCAGGTTGTTGATTTGATAAAATATGTAGACGAAATCAATTTGAAGCACGGCGCGACTGAAAGCATTACAGACCCAATGACAGATGAAGTGAGGGATATCGAGCGCCGCGGATATGCAGCAGGACTTAAACTGCTTCGTGCGCAGGTCAGACATTTGGGCACCGAGCAGAATCTTGAAATCCTAAAGAGCATTTATGAATATTTACGTGAAAAAATTGATATGTCCTATAAGACAGAGGTTGAAGATCTCATAACAGAGAAAACCCCTGATGGCCATCGCATTATGGGAGTTAAGCTTAAGTCCGGAAATGAAGTTCTTGCTGATAAGGTAGTTGTAGCACCAGGGAGAGATGGATCAGTTTGGCTGGCAAACCTCCTGAAGTCACGCCGCTTGAAGATGATCAATAATCAGGTCGATATTGGCGTGCGGGTTGAAACTTCGGATATAGTCATGGAAGAGATTAATAAACATCTTTACGAAGGAAAGTTCACATTTAATACATCTGTTGGTACAAGAGTGCGGACATTCTGCAGCAATCCTTCCGGCCATGTTGTAGTGGAAAACCACTCAGGAATCATGCTTGCGAATGGCCATGCTTACAAAGACCCTAAGCTGGGAAGCCCGAATACGAACTTTGCGCTGCTGGTATCCCATACATTCTCGGAACCGTTTGATAAGCCAAATGAATATGCGCATGAAATTTCCAGGCTTGCCAACAGCCTTTCAAACGGCGGAATCATTGTTCAAAAGTATGGAGATATATTAAAAGGAAGAAGATCTACCGAGAAGAGAATTAAAGAAGGCTTCCTTGAACCAACCTTAAAGGAAGCGGTGCCTGGCGACCTGGGACTTGTGCTTCCATATAATACAATGAAAAGCCTGATTGAAATGACAGAGGCTTTAAACCATGTATCTCCCGGCCTTGCATCAGAACATACCCTATTCTACGGTGTGGAGGCAAAATTCTATTCTGCACGTCCCAAGTTGAATGACCGTTTCGAAACGGAAATAAGCGGACTATATGTCGGAGGGGATGGTGCAGGCATCACCAGAGGACTTGCACAGGCAGGTGCCTGCGGTGTCTGGATTGCAAGGGATATTATCGAAAAGACAAGTAATGCACCAAGAAGGGAACCTGCATTAGTATAA
- a CDS encoding S66 family peptidase, with amino-acid sequence MLAERLKPGDEIRVIAPSRSMAIIKGEQLRIAQERLNQLGFTVTYGKNAEDHDEFFSTSIEERIEDLHDAFTDPNVKGILTVIGGYNANQLLNYIDFGIIKNNPKIFCGFSDITALQGAIYKKTGLITYSGPHFSSFGVKHGFEYTLESFINAVTNDAPYEIAASSHWSDDPWYLDQEDRHFIKNNGYTVIQEGTAAGRLIGGNLCTLNLLQGTEFMPSLKDSILFIEDDEESHALTFDRDLQSLLHLPDARDIKGILIGRFQKNSQVTEEALKKIIGSKKELQGIPVIANVNFGHVQPYATIPIGGKAVIKAQGFESEIWIEQN; translated from the coding sequence ATGCTTGCAGAGCGATTAAAGCCCGGCGATGAGATCCGGGTCATTGCGCCGTCCAGAAGTATGGCCATCATAAAAGGCGAGCAATTGCGAATTGCCCAGGAGCGGCTGAATCAGCTGGGATTCACAGTGACATACGGAAAAAATGCAGAAGATCATGATGAGTTTTTCAGTACTTCTATAGAAGAAAGAATTGAAGATTTGCATGATGCTTTTACTGATCCTAATGTAAAGGGAATCCTGACAGTGATCGGCGGCTATAACGCCAACCAGCTTTTAAATTACATAGACTTCGGGATTATAAAAAATAATCCAAAAATCTTTTGCGGATTTAGTGATATCACAGCACTGCAGGGGGCCATTTATAAAAAAACGGGTTTGATCACCTATTCTGGCCCGCATTTTTCAAGCTTCGGAGTAAAGCATGGGTTTGAGTACACTTTGGAATCTTTTATTAACGCAGTTACAAACGATGCCCCATATGAAATTGCAGCATCATCACATTGGAGTGATGATCCATGGTATCTCGACCAGGAAGACAGGCATTTCATCAAAAATAATGGGTATACGGTAATCCAGGAAGGGACTGCAGCAGGCAGATTAATTGGAGGGAATTTATGCACGCTTAATTTGCTGCAGGGGACAGAGTTCATGCCCTCTTTAAAGGATTCAATCTTATTTATTGAAGATGATGAGGAATCACATGCTCTTACCTTTGATCGGGATCTTCAATCACTTCTGCACCTGCCTGATGCCCGTGACATCAAAGGAATCCTCATTGGAAGGTTTCAGAAAAATTCCCAAGTGACAGAAGAAGCACTGAAGAAAATTATTGGTTCCAAAAAAGAGCTCCAAGGCATCCCTGTAATCGCAAATGTGAACTTCGGCCATGTACAGCCCTATGCTACTATCCCAATTGGAGGGAAAGCAGTAATAAAAGCACAAGGTTTTGAAAGTGAAATTTGGATCGAACAGAATTAG
- a CDS encoding aspartate aminotransferase family protein, whose amino-acid sequence MNQSNLIKPMLDAQYPIIDYGRGVYLYDTNGKKYLDASSGAITANIGHGVEEIIEAMHEQAKKVSFVYRSQFTSGAAEKLAHKIAEAAIGDLNWSFFVNSGSEATETAMKIAIQYWQEKGIVTKTKVLSRWMSYHGITLGALSMSGHTGRRARFIPLLEDFPVIHPPYCYRCPYNLEAPECGYLCAHELETVIKRIGPENIAAFIAEPVIGAAGGAITPPKDYYRIIKEICDRHDILFIADEVMTGFGRTGTMLACEHWNVKPDIVALGKGMGAGYAPIAAALVSDEVMEPILAGSKSIMSGHTLSANPQSCAVSLAVLEYIEKNNIIPEAESKGVYLRNKLTKLQSKFSFIGDVRGKGLMVGLEFVMDPLTKEPFTKSFGLTQRLIQEAQEQGLLIYPAGAGTNGTDGDAVLIAPPLTITKREIDDLVKRFEKTLQVFSENHLIPGEEEAE is encoded by the coding sequence ATGAACCAGTCGAACTTAATTAAGCCGATGCTTGATGCACAGTACCCGATCATTGATTATGGCAGGGGAGTTTATTTATATGACACGAACGGAAAGAAATACCTGGATGCATCATCTGGCGCGATAACAGCCAATATTGGCCATGGTGTGGAGGAAATCATTGAGGCAATGCATGAACAGGCAAAAAAAGTTTCTTTTGTATATCGATCGCAATTTACGAGCGGGGCAGCTGAAAAGCTTGCCCATAAAATAGCCGAGGCTGCGATTGGCGATTTGAATTGGAGCTTTTTTGTGAACAGCGGGTCTGAGGCCACTGAAACAGCTATGAAAATAGCGATTCAGTACTGGCAGGAAAAAGGTATTGTGACAAAAACAAAGGTGCTCTCAAGGTGGATGAGCTATCATGGCATAACCCTGGGAGCTTTATCAATGTCAGGACATACGGGCAGAAGGGCTCGCTTCATACCGCTGCTTGAGGATTTTCCAGTCATTCATCCGCCATATTGCTATAGGTGCCCTTACAATTTGGAAGCGCCTGAATGCGGTTATCTGTGTGCACATGAACTTGAAACCGTCATTAAACGGATAGGGCCAGAGAATATTGCTGCGTTTATCGCAGAGCCAGTCATTGGGGCTGCAGGGGGTGCTATTACACCTCCCAAGGATTACTACCGGATAATCAAAGAAATTTGTGACCGGCATGACATATTATTTATTGCTGATGAGGTAATGACTGGTTTTGGCAGAACAGGCACAATGCTTGCCTGTGAGCATTGGAATGTAAAGCCTGATATTGTCGCACTTGGAAAAGGAATGGGAGCCGGGTATGCTCCGATTGCAGCTGCACTTGTAAGCGATGAAGTAATGGAGCCCATACTGGCAGGTTCAAAAAGCATTATGAGCGGTCATACGTTGAGTGCAAATCCGCAGTCATGTGCAGTGTCTCTCGCAGTGCTTGAATATATTGAGAAAAACAATATTATCCCGGAAGCTGAAAGCAAAGGAGTGTATTTAAGAAATAAACTGACTAAGCTGCAATCCAAATTTTCCTTTATTGGAGATGTAAGGGGAAAAGGGCTGATGGTCGGACTTGAATTTGTAATGGACCCTCTGACAAAAGAGCCGTTTACAAAAAGCTTCGGTCTGACTCAGAGGTTAATACAGGAAGCACAGGAACAGGGTCTGCTTATTTACCCTGCAGGTGCGGGCACAAATGGCACAGACGGGGATGCCGTATTGATCGCACCGCCGCTGACTATTACCAAAAGGGAAATCGATGATCTGGTAAAGCGGTTTGAAAAGACTTTGCAGGTTTTCTCAGAGAATCATTTGATCCCTGGTGAGGAAGAGGCTGAATAA
- a CDS encoding CoA transferase subunit A, translated as MENTFNKIIELDDAMKHFRDGMIIMFGGFGGIGTPPSLIDGILDNGFKDLTLIGNDSGFPHIGIGKVVSLGRAKKMIASHIGSNPVAGQLMTDGKMEVEFSPQGILAERIRAGGVGIPAILSDIGLDNDIVTGNKQTCSLGGKRYLVETALTADISIVFAKKADPYGNLIYDKSARNTNPLVAMAGDVTIAEVEEIVPLGSLDPHEIITPGVFVDYIVPSKGVNWKWAWE; from the coding sequence ATGGAGAACACATTTAATAAGATTATTGAACTTGATGATGCAATGAAGCATTTTCGGGACGGCATGATCATTATGTTTGGCGGCTTTGGCGGCATTGGCACCCCTCCATCCCTTATCGACGGCATTCTGGATAATGGATTCAAAGATTTAACGCTCATTGGCAATGATTCAGGCTTTCCCCATATTGGGATCGGGAAGGTGGTAAGCCTGGGAAGGGCAAAAAAAATGATTGCTTCTCATATTGGCTCAAATCCCGTTGCCGGCCAACTAATGACAGATGGAAAGATGGAAGTGGAATTTTCACCCCAGGGGATATTGGCAGAAAGAATACGTGCAGGCGGAGTCGGCATACCTGCCATCCTTTCCGATATTGGCCTTGATAACGACATTGTGACCGGCAATAAGCAGACATGCAGCCTTGGCGGAAAAAGGTATCTTGTGGAGACGGCCCTGACTGCTGATATATCGATTGTTTTTGCTAAGAAAGCTGATCCTTACGGGAACTTGATTTATGACAAAAGTGCCAGAAACACAAACCCGCTTGTCGCCATGGCTGGTGATGTAACGATTGCGGAAGTGGAGGAAATTGTCCCGCTTGGCAGTCTGGATCCTCATGAAATTATAACACCGGGTGTTTTCGTCGATTATATCGTGCCTTCGAAGGGAGTGAATTGGAAATGGGCATGGGAGTAG
- a CDS encoding 3-oxoacid CoA-transferase subunit B: MGMGVEIRNRIAKRAAEEIKNGMIVNLGIGIPSLVPNHLPAGAHVMFHAENGITGMGPSPENGKEDENLCNAGGFPVSVVKGASYCDSTIAFGMIRRGRVDMTILGSLEVSGKGDLANWIVPGKKVPGMGGAMELAQKAKKVIVLMNQTDKYGNSKIVDECTLPLTSARCVNMIITDMAVFQISAKGLTLTDLFAPHSINEVRAKTGCRFTIAENVRVIN; the protein is encoded by the coding sequence ATGGGCATGGGAGTAGAAATTAGAAATCGTATTGCCAAACGTGCTGCGGAGGAAATTAAGAACGGGATGATTGTAAATCTCGGCATTGGAATCCCATCGCTTGTACCTAATCATTTGCCTGCCGGGGCACATGTAATGTTTCATGCGGAAAATGGCATTACAGGTATGGGTCCAAGTCCGGAGAATGGAAAGGAAGATGAAAATCTCTGTAATGCTGGAGGTTTTCCGGTTTCCGTTGTAAAAGGTGCTTCGTATTGTGACAGCACTATTGCTTTCGGGATGATACGCAGAGGAAGAGTTGATATGACGATTCTGGGCTCCCTGGAGGTAAGCGGAAAAGGGGATCTGGCCAATTGGATTGTGCCGGGAAAAAAAGTTCCTGGTATGGGCGGTGCAATGGAGCTTGCCCAAAAAGCAAAAAAAGTCATTGTCCTTATGAACCAGACGGACAAGTACGGGAATTCAAAAATTGTGGACGAGTGCACCCTGCCTCTTACATCAGCACGCTGTGTAAACATGATTATTACAGACATGGCTGTCTTTCAAATATCAGCTAAAGGACTCACACTGACTGACTTGTTTGCGCCACATTCTATAAATGAAGTAAGGGCAAAAACAGGCTGCCGTTTTACAATTGCTGAGAATGTGAGAGTGATTAATTGA
- a CDS encoding peptidase, translated as MHTHAKIKQWLQENKQRGTRLLQQLVQEGSIRGNESSAQAVIIEKCRKLGLTLDIWEIGKEQLIKHPAFCSDRKDFSGNPNVVAKLKGTGGGRSIILNGHIDVVPEGDRNDWEHDPFSGRIEDGKLFGRGSTDMKGGTVSLLLAMEAIIALGIKLKGDVIFQSVIEEESGGAGTLAAVLRGYSADGAIIPEPTNMKIFPKQQGSMWFRITVKGRSAHGGTRYEGINAIEKAMYVMTKLQELEKLRNLKIEDPLYSKIPIPIPINIGKIYSGEWPSSVPDIAVIEGRMGVAPDEEMISAEKELENCLKEAAQNDAWLKKNPPQVEWFGGRWLPGNLEQDHPLMAVLSESFESVKGKQPAVEASPWGTDGGILSKVGNTPVVVFGPGVTEAAHDVNEFISLEEVFEAAEIIALAILEWCGTNQGEGI; from the coding sequence ATGCATACTCATGCAAAGATTAAACAATGGCTGCAAGAGAATAAGCAAAGAGGAACAAGACTTCTTCAGCAGCTAGTCCAGGAAGGAAGCATCCGCGGAAATGAAAGCAGTGCACAGGCCGTTATCATTGAAAAATGCCGCAAACTTGGACTAACCCTGGATATCTGGGAAATAGGCAAGGAACAATTGATCAAACATCCTGCCTTTTGTTCAGATCGAAAGGATTTTTCCGGAAATCCCAATGTGGTCGCAAAATTGAAAGGAACAGGCGGAGGAAGATCCATCATCCTCAATGGCCATATTGATGTTGTTCCAGAGGGAGACCGAAATGATTGGGAACATGATCCATTTAGCGGCAGAATTGAAGATGGAAAGCTATTTGGCAGGGGTTCGACCGATATGAAAGGCGGTACAGTCTCGCTCCTGCTTGCCATGGAAGCCATTATTGCGCTTGGAATCAAGCTTAAAGGCGATGTGATTTTTCAAAGTGTCATAGAAGAAGAAAGCGGCGGGGCGGGTACATTGGCAGCAGTCCTCAGGGGATATTCAGCTGATGGGGCAATCATTCCCGAACCGACCAATATGAAAATTTTCCCAAAACAACAGGGCTCGATGTGGTTTAGGATAACAGTCAAAGGGCGTTCAGCCCATGGGGGAACCCGATATGAGGGCATCAATGCAATCGAAAAAGCAATGTATGTGATGACAAAGCTTCAGGAGCTTGAGAAGTTAAGAAACCTTAAAATTGAAGACCCGCTCTATTCAAAGATTCCTATTCCGATCCCTATTAATATCGGAAAAATATACAGCGGAGAATGGCCATCTTCCGTGCCGGATATTGCGGTCATAGAGGGAAGGATGGGGGTAGCGCCGGATGAAGAGATGATATCGGCCGAAAAAGAGCTGGAGAATTGCCTGAAGGAAGCAGCACAAAATGATGCGTGGCTTAAAAAGAATCCTCCTCAAGTTGAATGGTTTGGCGGACGCTGGCTGCCTGGAAATCTGGAGCAGGATCATCCTTTAATGGCTGTATTATCGGAATCCTTTGAATCTGTAAAAGGAAAACAGCCGGCAGTTGAGGCATCACCCTGGGGCACGGATGGAGGCATATTATCCAAAGTGGGAAATACACCTGTAGTTGTCTTCGGCCCAGGTGTGACGGAAGCCGCCCATGATGTTAACGAATTTATTTCCTTAGAAGAAGTTTTTGAAGCGGCTGAAATTATTGCTCTAGCCATACTGGAATGGTGCGGCACTAATCAGGGAGAGGGGATATAA
- the gabT gene encoding 4-aminobutyrate--2-oxoglutarate transaminase produces the protein MGSINIRTEIPGPKAKELLAKKEQNVPKGPFNTMQTFADKGDGALLTDIDGNTFLDFAGAIGTLNVGHCPPRVVEALHAQIDQYLHPCFHVMMYEPYIKLAEKLNSITPGNHSKKTFFLSTGAEAVENAVKIARKYTGRKGIISFERGFHGRTYMSMSLTSKVKPYKYEFGPFAPETYKWPYPYYYRSEGLKDKDHDNALLKRFETFFLSEVPPEEVAAVIMEPVQGEGGFVMPSSRFVRGVKELCEKHGILFIADEVQTGFGRTGKMFAMEHYDVVPDLMTMSKSIGAGLPISAVTGRAEIMDSPNIGEIGGTYGGSPLGCAAALEVIRTIEEEGLLERANEIGSLFTEKFSDFPLKYKQVGEVRSLGAMCAIEFVKDQESKEPNKEIVQKILSKAHNRGLIIMSAGLYGNIIRLLSPLVTTNEQLIEGFSVLEEVIGECCT, from the coding sequence ATGGGATCGATTAATATAAGAACAGAGATACCGGGACCAAAAGCGAAGGAGTTATTGGCTAAAAAAGAGCAGAATGTCCCAAAGGGGCCATTTAACACGATGCAGACATTTGCGGATAAAGGGGATGGTGCACTTCTGACAGATATAGATGGAAATACTTTTCTTGATTTTGCAGGGGCAATCGGGACACTGAATGTTGGACACTGCCCGCCAAGGGTTGTTGAAGCCCTGCATGCCCAAATTGACCAATATCTTCACCCGTGCTTCCATGTCATGATGTATGAGCCTTATATCAAGCTGGCAGAGAAACTCAATAGCATTACACCCGGCAATCACAGCAAGAAAACCTTCTTTTTAAGCACCGGAGCAGAGGCCGTGGAAAATGCGGTTAAAATAGCAAGGAAATATACCGGCAGAAAAGGAATTATATCATTTGAACGGGGCTTTCATGGCCGGACCTATATGTCCATGAGTTTAACGAGCAAGGTAAAACCATATAAATATGAATTCGGGCCATTTGCGCCGGAAACGTATAAATGGCCATATCCTTATTATTACCGCAGCGAGGGCCTGAAGGATAAAGACCATGATAATGCTTTACTTAAAAGATTCGAAACGTTTTTTCTGAGCGAGGTGCCGCCTGAAGAAGTCGCTGCTGTCATTATGGAGCCTGTTCAGGGTGAAGGAGGTTTTGTTATGCCGTCGTCCCGTTTTGTAAGAGGTGTTAAAGAGCTTTGTGAAAAACATGGAATCCTCTTTATCGCTGATGAGGTACAGACGGGATTTGGCAGGACAGGCAAAATGTTTGCCATGGAGCATTATGATGTTGTGCCGGATCTTATGACCATGTCTAAATCGATCGGTGCCGGATTGCCAATCAGTGCTGTAACTGGAAGGGCAGAGATAATGGATTCACCAAATATTGGTGAAATCGGCGGTACTTATGGAGGCAGTCCGCTTGGGTGTGCAGCTGCATTAGAAGTGATTCGGACAATTGAGGAAGAAGGGTTATTAGAAAGAGCAAATGAAATCGGAAGCCTTTTCACTGAAAAATTTTCTGATTTTCCTTTAAAATATAAGCAAGTGGGTGAAGTGCGTTCTTTAGGAGCAATGTGTGCAATTGAATTTGTTAAAGATCAGGAATCAAAGGAACCAAATAAAGAAATCGTTCAGAAAATCCTGTCTAAGGCACACAATCGCGGCCTCATCATAATGAGCGCCGGCTTATATGGCAATATTATTCGTTTGCTCAGTCCGCTTGTCACAACCAATGAACAGCTCATTGAAGGATTTTCCGTACTGGAAGAAGTAATAGGTGAATGCTGCACATAA
- a CDS encoding aldehyde dehydrogenase family protein, protein MKQHLWISGNFKETENYKALKSPYSGEVIAEVAMAAPSDVKSAIDAAEQSKKIMAEMPAHKRAEILENVVAIMKEEKEECAKIIALEASKPIKAARGEVDRTIMTYTFAAQEARRLYGETIPMDAAPGGEGRVSYTVREPLGIIGAITPFNFPMNLVAHKVGPAIAAGNTVVLKPASQTPMSAYKIADIFHRAGLPAGVLNVVTGRGGTVGDVLVADGRISMITFTGSPAVGRQIREHAGLKRVTLELGSNSAVVVDENADVEKIVPRIAAGAFAFQGQVCISVQRIYVHESLYQTFAEHFVEEAKKLKIGDPLNEDTDISAMISRSDTERAESWIKSAVESGAELALGGNAADNTLYPTVLLNVDKSEKISCEEAFAPVVHINSFSSFEEALALVNDSDFGLQAGVFTKDVNKAFKAAKELHVGGVMVNDFPTFRVDHMPYGGVKMSGMGREGIKYAVEEMTEMKLISFKID, encoded by the coding sequence TTGAAACAACATTTATGGATCAGCGGAAATTTCAAGGAAACAGAGAATTACAAAGCATTAAAAAGCCCCTATAGCGGGGAGGTTATTGCAGAAGTTGCCATGGCAGCTCCTTCCGATGTGAAGTCAGCAATTGATGCGGCAGAACAATCCAAAAAAATAATGGCTGAAATGCCTGCCCATAAAAGGGCTGAAATACTGGAAAATGTGGTCGCCATCATGAAGGAGGAAAAAGAGGAGTGCGCAAAAATTATTGCGCTCGAAGCTTCAAAGCCGATAAAGGCTGCAAGAGGAGAAGTTGACCGTACCATCATGACATATACCTTCGCTGCCCAGGAAGCGCGCAGACTTTATGGAGAAACAATCCCAATGGATGCAGCTCCGGGAGGCGAAGGCAGGGTCTCCTATACAGTACGGGAGCCTCTCGGGATTATTGGAGCCATCACACCATTTAATTTTCCTATGAACCTGGTTGCCCATAAAGTGGGACCGGCTATTGCTGCCGGCAACACGGTTGTTTTAAAGCCTGCATCTCAAACACCAATGTCGGCATACAAAATTGCTGATATTTTTCACAGAGCAGGACTTCCTGCCGGAGTGCTGAATGTGGTAACCGGAAGGGGCGGAACGGTCGGGGATGTACTTGTTGCAGACGGCCGCATATCGATGATTACTTTTACAGGCAGCCCGGCAGTAGGCAGGCAAATCCGCGAACATGCAGGCTTAAAGAGAGTAACGCTTGAATTGGGTTCCAATTCGGCAGTTGTAGTGGATGAGAATGCCGACGTGGAGAAAATTGTCCCGCGTATTGCAGCTGGGGCATTTGCCTTCCAGGGTCAGGTATGTATTTCTGTGCAGCGCATCTATGTGCATGAATCCCTGTACCAGACATTTGCCGAGCATTTTGTTGAGGAAGCCAAAAAGCTGAAAATCGGCGACCCGCTTAATGAGGATACTGATATTTCAGCGATGATCTCCAGGAGTGATACTGAACGTGCAGAGAGCTGGATCAAGAGTGCCGTAGAAAGCGGAGCGGAGCTTGCTCTTGGCGGGAATGCTGCAGATAATACCTTGTATCCGACCGTCCTGCTGAATGTTGACAAATCTGAAAAAATTTCATGTGAAGAAGCATTTGCACCAGTTGTTCATATTAATTCATTCAGCAGCTTTGAAGAGGCGCTGGCACTTGTGAATGATTCAGATTTTGGACTCCAGGCCGGTGTTTTCACCAAGGATGTGAACAAAGCCTTCAAAGCAGCAAAAGAGCTTCATGTCGGCGGGGTAATGGTGAACGATTTCCCGACCTTCCGTGTAGACCACATGCCATATGGCGGAGTGAAAATGAGCGGGATGGGACGTGAAGGAATCAAATATGCTGTTGAAGAAATGACAGAGATGAAACTGATCAGCTTTAAAATTGACTAA
- the ablB gene encoding putative beta-lysine N-acetyltransferase — protein MNNTASVKTLKKEDFVAEFYLDPFNKRLRVDDYSGKLADAVIEAEKTAKEHQCEKLIFRGRVENYIDLLAMGFHCEAVIDGYFRGSDQYFFCKYFSDERRTNGHWISEDSIVKNVTALEGNPDVLMPPSEYQLIKIKEQDAENLAELYREVFKIYPTPLHDPSYIKKTIREGTIYYAFQYKDDLVSAASAEVNLFYKNAELTDCATLTSHRKHGLMKILLEKLEKDLKSQGVFCAYSIARALSFGMNAVLHQLGYSYRGRLLNNCYIFDKLENMNVWVKNLAYSD, from the coding sequence ATGAATAATACTGCTTCGGTAAAGACACTAAAAAAAGAAGACTTTGTGGCCGAATTCTATCTTGATCCATTCAATAAACGGTTAAGGGTAGACGATTATTCAGGTAAATTGGCAGATGCCGTCATTGAAGCAGAGAAAACTGCGAAAGAACATCAGTGTGAGAAATTAATCTTCAGGGGCAGAGTTGAAAATTATATTGATCTTCTTGCGATGGGATTTCATTGCGAGGCTGTTATTGACGGGTATTTCCGCGGCTCTGATCAATACTTTTTCTGCAAGTATTTTTCTGACGAAAGAAGAACTAATGGACACTGGATCTCTGAAGACAGCATCGTTAAAAATGTAACCGCCCTTGAAGGAAACCCGGATGTCCTTATGCCTCCTTCTGAATATCAGCTTATAAAAATAAAGGAGCAGGATGCAGAAAACCTGGCTGAACTATACCGTGAAGTATTTAAGATTTATCCGACACCTCTCCATGATCCCTCATATATAAAAAAGACAATCCGGGAGGGCACCATTTATTACGCATTTCAGTATAAAGATGACCTTGTCAGTGCTGCTTCAGCGGAGGTGAATCTTTTTTATAAAAACGCAGAACTGACAGATTGTGCTACACTCACATCCCACCGTAAACATGGCTTAATGAAAATACTCCTCGAAAAATTGGAAAAAGATCTAAAATCGCAGGGTGTATTCTGTGCCTACTCCATTGCCAGGGCGCTGTCATTCGGTATGAATGCCGTTCTGCATCAGCTGGGCTATTCCTATCGGGGCCGTCTTCTTAACAACTGCTATATTTTTGATAAACTTGAAAATATGAATGTCTGGGTAAAGAATTTGGCCTATTCGGATTGA